In a single window of the Agrobacterium fabrum str. C58 genome:
- a CDS encoding DNA recombination protein RmuC, with product MNIDFSVLLNPALRAGSVDISFGALLVALVLGLTITWLVTTNRTRKAGADSEISDLLKTQSELHGRIAAMAETLGTRQTEMSQTLNQRLDGMSQRLGETLTEQTRSTHENLSRLQERLAVIDAAQGNIQDLAKDVVGLQAILSNKQTRGAFGQARMETLIADALPAGAFQLQPTLSNGYRPDCIIKMPNNAPALVIDAKFPLEAWNAIKADETPETKRAAVQQFRRDMEVHIRDVAEKYLIRGETQDTAFIFVPSESIFADIHQHFEYLVQRAHRARVVIVSPSLLMLSVQVIQSVLKDQRMREQAHLIQGEVALLMDDVRRLDDRTRKLQAHFGLAQKDVDMMLISSDKVLARGQKIEGLDFSPTEKEASHGEIEQTRRFAENRAGAAKLRVVDDE from the coding sequence ATGAACATAGATTTCTCCGTTCTCCTTAATCCCGCGCTGCGGGCCGGCTCCGTCGATATCAGCTTCGGCGCGCTGCTTGTGGCCCTGGTTTTAGGCCTGACCATCACATGGCTGGTCACGACAAACCGCACAAGAAAAGCGGGAGCCGACAGTGAAATCTCCGACCTTTTGAAAACACAGTCCGAATTGCACGGGCGGATCGCGGCCATGGCGGAAACGCTTGGCACACGCCAGACAGAGATGAGCCAGACGCTGAACCAGCGCCTTGACGGCATGTCGCAGCGCCTTGGTGAAACGCTGACGGAGCAGACCCGGTCGACCCATGAGAATCTGAGCCGCCTGCAGGAGCGCCTGGCCGTCATCGATGCCGCGCAGGGCAATATTCAGGATCTGGCGAAGGACGTGGTGGGATTGCAGGCGATCCTTTCCAACAAGCAGACGCGCGGCGCTTTCGGACAGGCGCGCATGGAAACGCTGATCGCCGACGCCCTTCCCGCCGGGGCGTTCCAGCTTCAGCCGACGCTTTCCAACGGTTACCGGCCCGACTGCATCATCAAGATGCCGAACAATGCGCCAGCACTGGTCATCGATGCCAAGTTTCCCCTGGAGGCGTGGAACGCGATCAAGGCGGATGAGACGCCGGAAACCAAACGCGCCGCCGTGCAGCAGTTCCGCCGCGACATGGAAGTGCATATTCGCGACGTGGCCGAGAAATATCTCATTCGCGGCGAAACGCAGGATACGGCCTTTATCTTCGTGCCCTCCGAATCGATCTTTGCCGACATCCACCAGCATTTCGAATATCTCGTGCAGCGCGCCCACCGCGCCCGCGTCGTCATCGTCTCACCCTCGCTTCTGATGCTGTCGGTGCAGGTCATCCAGTCTGTTTTGAAAGACCAGCGCATGCGCGAGCAGGCGCATCTCATCCAGGGCGAAGTGGCGCTGCTCATGGACGATGTGCGGCGGCTGGACGATAGGACGCGCAAGCTGCAAGCCCATTTCGGGCTGGCGCAGAAGGATGTCGACATGATGCTGATCTCCTCCGATAAGGTGCTGGCGCGCGGCCAGAAGATCGAAGGTCTTGATTTTTCGCCGACGGAAAAAGAGGCTTCACATGGCGAAATCGAGCAGACCCGTCGCTTTGCGGAAAACCGAGCCGGCGCGGCCAAATTGCGGGTAGTTGACGACGAGTGA
- a CDS encoding PhoH family protein, producing MNAHELVSNPSRQPRQAATDANHFVLTFENNRIAGELFGQFDQNLKLLEQRLNIDARPRGNSVAITGDVVATNQARRALDFLYERLLKGGTAEASDVEGAIRMAMAADDQLTLPTMERKAKISMAQISTRKKTIAARTPTQDVYMRALEQSELVFGVGPAGTGKTYLAVAHAAQLLERGAVDRIILSRPAVEAGERLGFLPGDMKEKVDPYLRPLYDALYDMMPGDKVERAIQAGVIEIAPLAFMRGRTLANAAVILDEAQNTTTMQMKMFLTRLGENGRMIVTGDPSQVDLPRGVKSGLVEALQILPEVEGVSVVRFKDVDVVRHPMVARIVRAYESHTAVPDESLPKGN from the coding sequence TTGAACGCACACGAATTGGTATCAAATCCATCGCGCCAGCCACGCCAAGCCGCGACCGACGCCAATCACTTCGTCCTCACGTTCGAGAATAACAGGATAGCGGGAGAGCTATTCGGTCAGTTCGATCAGAACCTGAAGCTGTTGGAGCAGCGCCTCAATATCGACGCCCGCCCGCGCGGCAACTCCGTCGCCATCACTGGCGATGTTGTCGCCACCAATCAGGCCCGCCGTGCGCTGGATTTCCTCTATGAACGTCTGCTCAAGGGCGGAACCGCCGAGGCCTCCGACGTGGAAGGTGCTATCCGAATGGCAATGGCCGCTGACGACCAACTGACCTTGCCGACGATGGAGCGCAAGGCCAAGATTTCCATGGCGCAGATTTCCACTCGCAAGAAGACCATCGCTGCCCGCACGCCGACGCAGGATGTCTATATGCGGGCGCTGGAGCAGTCCGAACTGGTTTTCGGCGTCGGCCCCGCCGGCACTGGCAAGACCTATCTGGCCGTGGCCCATGCCGCACAGCTTCTGGAACGTGGCGCGGTCGACCGTATCATCCTCTCACGCCCCGCCGTCGAAGCGGGCGAGCGTCTTGGCTTCCTGCCCGGCGACATGAAGGAAAAGGTCGATCCGTATCTGCGCCCGCTTTACGACGCGCTGTATGACATGATGCCGGGCGACAAGGTGGAGCGTGCCATTCAGGCGGGCGTCATCGAAATCGCGCCGCTGGCCTTCATGCGTGGTCGTACCCTTGCCAACGCCGCCGTCATTCTGGACGAAGCCCAGAATACCACGACCATGCAGATGAAGATGTTCCTCACCCGTCTTGGTGAGAACGGCCGCATGATCGTGACCGGTGACCCGAGCCAGGTGGATCTTCCGCGTGGCGTGAAGTCCGGTCTTGTCGAGGCCCTGCAAATCCTCCCCGAGGTGGAAGGTGTGTCCGTCGTGCGCTTCAAGGATGTCGACGTCGTGCGCCATCCGATGGTGGCGCGCATCGTGCGGGCTTACGAATCCCACACGGCGGTGCCGGATGAGAGCCTTCCGAAGGGCAACTGA
- the trmB gene encoding tRNA (guanosine(46)-N7)-methyltransferase TrmB, with amino-acid sequence MTEERRSRATEAFFGRRKGKPLRNQQVDTIENLLPLLKIDLESVPPQNLVALFPADVRSIRLEIGFGGGEHLAHRAVENPETGFIGVEPFVNSMAKLLATVRERELMNIRLYDDDATQLLDWLPEGSIDHIDLLYPDPWPKKKHWKRRFVSDVNLARFHRVLKPGGKFCFASDIDTYVNWTLQHCARHGGFEWTATSADDWRTPYANWPGTRYENKAKREGRSSAYLTFIRR; translated from the coding sequence ATGACGGAAGAACGGCGTTCGCGCGCAACGGAAGCGTTTTTTGGCAGACGCAAGGGCAAGCCCCTGCGCAATCAGCAGGTCGATACGATCGAGAACCTGCTGCCTCTGCTGAAAATCGATCTGGAAAGCGTGCCCCCGCAAAATCTGGTCGCTCTCTTTCCGGCGGATGTACGGTCGATCCGCCTGGAAATCGGTTTCGGCGGTGGCGAGCATCTCGCCCACCGCGCGGTCGAAAACCCCGAGACGGGCTTCATCGGCGTCGAGCCTTTCGTGAATTCCATGGCCAAACTGCTCGCGACGGTCCGCGAACGCGAACTGATGAATATCCGCCTTTACGACGATGATGCGACGCAGCTGCTCGACTGGTTGCCCGAGGGGTCGATCGATCACATCGATCTGCTTTATCCCGACCCGTGGCCGAAGAAGAAGCACTGGAAGCGCCGCTTCGTTTCCGACGTCAATCTCGCCCGTTTCCATCGTGTGTTGAAACCCGGCGGCAAGTTCTGCTTTGCGTCGGATATAGATACTTACGTCAACTGGACGCTGCAGCATTGTGCCCGCCATGGCGGTTTTGAGTGGACGGCAACAAGCGCTGACGATTGGCGCACGCCCTATGCCAACTGGCCAGGCACGCGCTACGAGAACAAGGCGAAACGAGAAGGCCGCAGCTCGGCCTATCTCACCTTCATCCGTCGCTAA
- the metK gene encoding methionine adenosyltransferase: protein MRANYLFTSESVAEGHPDKVCDRISDEIVDLIYREAAKTGVDPWTVRIACETLATTNRVVIAGEVRVPDTLLKKDKDGKVVKDAAGHPVINPSKFKSAARKAIRDIGYEQDGFHWKTAKIDVLLHPQSADIAQGVDNASDKQGDEGAGDQGIMFGYACKETPDLMPAPIYYSHRILQLLATARKSGEGEAAKLGPDAKSQVTVRYVDGKASEAVSIVLSTQHLDASWDSKKVREVVEPYIREALGELKIADDCQWYINPTGKFVIGGPDGDAGLTGRKIIVDTYGGAAPHGGGAFSGKDTTKVDRSAAYAARYLAKNVVAAGLAERCTIQIAYAIGVAQPLSIYVDLHGTGKVSEDQVEAAIRKVMDLSPSGIRRHLDLNKPIYAKTSSYGHFGRKAGRDGSFSWEKLDLVKPLKEALSA from the coding sequence ATGCGTGCCAATTACCTGTTCACCAGCGAGTCCGTGGCCGAGGGTCATCCGGACAAGGTTTGTGATCGTATTTCCGATGAAATCGTGGATCTTATTTACCGTGAGGCGGCCAAGACGGGCGTTGACCCATGGACCGTGCGCATCGCATGCGAAACGCTTGCGACGACCAACCGCGTTGTTATCGCCGGTGAGGTTCGGGTTCCCGACACGCTTCTGAAGAAGGACAAGGACGGCAAGGTCGTCAAGGACGCCGCCGGCCACCCGGTCATCAACCCTTCCAAGTTCAAGTCCGCCGCCCGAAAGGCGATCCGCGACATCGGCTACGAACAGGATGGTTTCCACTGGAAGACCGCCAAGATCGACGTTCTGCTGCATCCGCAGTCGGCCGATATCGCGCAGGGCGTGGATAATGCCTCCGACAAGCAGGGTGACGAGGGCGCTGGCGACCAGGGCATCATGTTCGGTTACGCTTGCAAGGAAACGCCGGACCTGATGCCGGCGCCGATCTATTATTCTCACCGCATCCTGCAGCTGCTGGCCACCGCCCGCAAGAGCGGCGAAGGCGAAGCGGCGAAGCTCGGCCCCGATGCCAAGAGCCAGGTGACGGTTCGTTACGTCGACGGCAAGGCTTCGGAAGCCGTATCCATCGTTCTGTCCACGCAGCACCTCGATGCCAGCTGGGACTCGAAGAAGGTCCGTGAGGTCGTCGAACCCTATATTCGCGAGGCTCTGGGCGAGTTGAAGATCGCTGACGATTGCCAGTGGTATATCAACCCGACGGGCAAGTTCGTCATCGGCGGTCCCGATGGCGATGCCGGCCTGACCGGCCGCAAGATCATCGTCGACACCTATGGCGGTGCTGCCCCCCATGGTGGTGGCGCATTCTCCGGCAAGGACACGACCAAGGTCGACCGTTCGGCCGCTTATGCCGCCCGCTATCTCGCCAAGAACGTCGTGGCTGCCGGCCTTGCCGAGCGCTGCACGATCCAGATCGCCTATGCGATCGGCGTTGCCCAGCCGCTGTCGATCTATGTCGATCTGCACGGCACGGGCAAGGTCAGCGAAGATCAGGTCGAAGCCGCGATCCGCAAGGTCATGGACCTGTCGCCGTCGGGCATCCGCCGTCATCTCGATCTCAACAAGCCGATCTACGCCAAGACGTCTTCTTACGGTCACTTCGGCCGCAAGGCTGGTCGTGACGGTTCCTTCTCCTGGGAGAAGCTCGATCTGGTGAAGCCGCTCAAGGAAGCTTTGAGCGCTTGA
- the ybeY gene encoding rRNA maturation RNase YbeY, which produces MAALDIQISVEAEGWSSEENLAAFATKVLNAAVDFLKREEEQPFPKMPVELSLVFTDDENIREINAEWRDKDKATNVLSFPAFPLEPGGMPGPMLGDIVIARETVEREALELDKSFEDHLTHLLVHGFLHLFGYDHMDEEEAEEMESLETRILAVLGLSDPYAGQEPL; this is translated from the coding sequence ATGGCGGCTCTGGATATTCAAATCAGCGTTGAGGCCGAAGGCTGGTCCTCGGAAGAGAACTTGGCTGCCTTTGCCACCAAGGTGCTGAATGCGGCGGTCGATTTTCTGAAACGGGAAGAGGAGCAACCCTTCCCGAAAATGCCGGTCGAACTGTCGCTGGTCTTCACCGATGACGAAAATATCCGGGAAATCAACGCCGAATGGCGCGACAAGGACAAGGCGACCAATGTCTTGTCTTTCCCCGCTTTTCCGCTGGAGCCGGGCGGAATGCCCGGCCCGATGCTGGGCGATATCGTCATCGCTCGCGAGACGGTTGAACGCGAGGCTCTTGAACTTGACAAGAGTTTCGAGGATCATCTGACCCATCTTCTCGTTCATGGGTTCCTGCATTTGTTTGGTTATGACCACATGGACGAGGAAGAAGCGGAAGAAATGGAGTCGCTTGAGACTCGCATTTTGGCGGTGCTTGGCCTATCTGATCCCTACGCGGGTCAGGAGCCGCTTTAA
- the lnt gene encoding apolipoprotein N-acyltransferase gives MERLAGRVMLAGGMSRAVMAIAAGAVGALALPPFGFFAALFFSFTLLVWLVDGCTGKPGGGLFSRILPAFGIGWCFGFGYFVAGLWWLGNALLLEADEFAWALPLAILGLPALLALFYGFAVAAANLLWSDGLGRIAALAAAFGVSEWLRSFLATGFPWNAIGYGIMPIPIMMQSAHLLGLLSITTLAVFIFASPALIGTKKGMGPGLALAGLLLAAHFGYGFYRLQTPAETPADALTVRIVQPAIDQSRKMLNTDRAEIFAEHLRLSALPPGEGKKRPDIIVWPETSVPFILTQNPDALAEIASTLEDGQVLFTGAVRMEDQGAGRPPRYYNSVYAIDSQGEIIGATDKVHLTPFGEYVPFEGILREFGIDNVIALPGGFSAASSRTPLTLPSGKTFYPLICYEIIFPGEMTPGLQGAAAILNVTNDGWFGDTPGPYQHFLQARVRAVETGVPVIRGANTGISAVIDPYGRIIAGLDYGRVGILDATLSGGSNDAFTYDTHRTYFWLIFSILMIVAVFPALSFARRQN, from the coding sequence ATGGAGCGTCTTGCAGGCAGGGTAATGCTGGCCGGCGGCATGAGCCGCGCAGTGATGGCGATTGCTGCGGGTGCTGTCGGGGCGCTCGCTTTGCCTCCATTCGGCTTTTTCGCAGCGCTTTTTTTCTCTTTCACCTTGCTTGTCTGGCTCGTGGACGGCTGCACCGGCAAGCCGGGTGGTGGTCTCTTCAGCCGCATTCTGCCGGCTTTCGGCATCGGCTGGTGTTTCGGGTTTGGTTATTTCGTGGCAGGCCTGTGGTGGCTGGGCAATGCTCTTCTACTGGAAGCGGATGAATTCGCCTGGGCCTTGCCGCTCGCCATCCTCGGTCTGCCGGCACTGCTGGCGCTGTTTTACGGTTTTGCCGTCGCGGCCGCCAATCTCCTCTGGTCGGACGGCCTTGGTCGCATTGCGGCGCTTGCCGCCGCCTTCGGCGTTTCGGAATGGTTGCGCAGTTTCCTCGCGACCGGCTTTCCCTGGAACGCCATCGGCTATGGCATCATGCCCATCCCGATCATGATGCAGTCTGCGCACTTGCTCGGTCTTCTCAGCATCACGACGCTGGCGGTTTTCATTTTCGCTTCACCAGCGCTGATCGGTACGAAAAAAGGCATGGGACCAGGACTGGCGCTGGCAGGCCTATTGCTTGCGGCCCACTTCGGTTATGGCTTTTACCGCCTGCAGACACCAGCGGAGACGCCGGCAGACGCCCTGACCGTCCGCATCGTGCAGCCGGCCATCGATCAATCCCGCAAGATGCTGAATACTGACCGTGCCGAGATTTTCGCAGAGCACCTGCGGTTGTCGGCCCTGCCGCCGGGCGAAGGGAAAAAACGCCCCGACATCATCGTCTGGCCGGAAACCTCCGTGCCGTTCATCCTGACGCAAAATCCGGATGCGCTCGCGGAAATCGCCAGTACGCTCGAGGATGGCCAGGTGCTGTTCACCGGCGCCGTCAGGATGGAAGATCAGGGAGCCGGCCGGCCGCCCCGTTATTACAATTCGGTCTATGCGATCGACAGCCAGGGCGAGATCATCGGCGCGACCGACAAGGTGCATCTGACGCCCTTTGGCGAATACGTTCCCTTTGAAGGCATCCTGCGGGAATTCGGCATCGACAATGTCATTGCCCTGCCGGGTGGCTTTTCCGCCGCCTCGTCGCGCACGCCGCTCACGCTCCCTTCAGGCAAGACTTTCTATCCCCTGATCTGTTACGAGATCATTTTCCCGGGTGAGATGACGCCGGGCCTTCAGGGGGCGGCGGCGATCCTAAATGTGACGAATGACGGCTGGTTTGGTGATACACCCGGTCCCTACCAGCATTTTCTGCAGGCACGGGTACGCGCCGTTGAGACGGGCGTGCCGGTGATTCGCGGCGCCAATACCGGAATTTCCGCCGTCATAGACCCCTATGGCCGCATTATTGCCGGGCTGGACTATGGTCGGGTGGGAATTCTTGACGCCACTTTGAGTGGTGGGTCTAATGACGCATTTACTTACGACACACATCGGACGTATTTCTGGTTGATTTTTTCAATCTTGATGATCGTTGCGGTATTTCCCGCCTTGAGTTTTGCTCGGCGCCAGAATTGA
- a CDS encoding hemolysin family protein, with translation MNEHSARPANEGRENGEQSSSEEGSSHLRNDSHAKPRSTIWSRIGRLLKPSQGERLREDLTDALMADTEIGAAFSPEERAMLNNILRFREVRVEDIMIPRVDIDGLDQNMTIGEALILFEETGRSRMPVYDETLDNPKGMIHIRDLLAYVAKQARNKRRAGSRSVAYGEVKATTRSPRPNFDLARVDLEQTVADAGLVRKILFAPPSMLASDLLKTMQAQRTQLALVIDEYGGTDGLVSHEDIVEMVVGDIDDEHDKDEAMFSRLSADVLVADARAELTELAEVIGPEFDVREHLEEIDTLGGLIFFALGRIPAKGEVVRAVPGFEFQILDADSRRIKGVRIVRDHGSEGQDDQAPGEADGVIALPAPDVRLITHQQNAD, from the coding sequence ATGAACGAACATTCTGCACGACCTGCCAATGAGGGCAGAGAAAACGGCGAGCAGTCCTCTTCGGAGGAGGGCAGTAGTCACTTACGGAACGACTCTCATGCAAAGCCGAGATCGACGATCTGGTCGCGCATAGGGCGGTTGCTGAAACCGTCACAGGGCGAGCGCCTGCGTGAGGATCTGACCGACGCGCTGATGGCTGACACCGAAATCGGTGCCGCCTTTTCGCCTGAAGAGCGGGCGATGCTCAACAATATCCTGCGTTTCCGGGAAGTTCGGGTCGAAGATATCATGATCCCACGGGTCGATATCGACGGTCTCGACCAGAACATGACGATCGGCGAAGCGCTGATCCTGTTTGAAGAAACCGGGCGCTCCCGCATGCCTGTTTACGATGAGACGCTGGATAATCCCAAGGGCATGATCCATATCCGCGATCTGCTGGCCTATGTCGCCAAGCAGGCCCGTAACAAACGCCGCGCGGGTTCGCGCAGCGTCGCTTATGGCGAGGTGAAGGCAACAACGCGCTCACCACGTCCGAATTTCGATCTGGCGCGGGTCGATCTCGAGCAGACGGTCGCCGATGCCGGCCTCGTGCGCAAAATTCTCTTCGCACCACCCTCGATGCTTGCCTCCGACCTCTTGAAGACGATGCAGGCACAGAGAACGCAGCTGGCCCTGGTCATCGACGAATATGGCGGCACGGACGGTCTCGTCAGCCACGAGGATATCGTCGAGATGGTCGTGGGCGATATCGATGACGAGCACGACAAGGACGAGGCGATGTTTTCGCGTCTCTCCGCCGATGTGCTTGTCGCGGATGCCCGCGCGGAACTCACCGAACTTGCCGAGGTGATCGGGCCCGAATTCGACGTGCGCGAACATCTGGAAGAAATCGATACGCTCGGCGGCCTCATCTTTTTCGCGCTCGGCCGCATTCCGGCCAAGGGCGAGGTGGTCAGGGCTGTGCCCGGTTTCGAGTTTCAGATTCTCGACGCGGATAGCCGGCGTATCAAGGGCGTCCGTATCGTTCGTGATCATGGCTCGGAAGGGCAGGACGACCAGGCTCCCGGCGAAGCCGACGGGGTTATCGCACTGCCCGCGCCCGATGTTCGCCTGATCACGCACCAGCAGAACGCCGACTAG
- a CDS encoding helix-turn-helix domain-containing protein translates to MTENKKKPNPIDIHVGSRIRLRRTMLGMSQEKLGESLGITFQQIQKYEKGTNRVGASRLQNISGILNVPVSFFFEDAPGDQVGGTSGMAEASSSNYVVDFLSSAEGLQLNRAFVKIADPKVRRRLVDLVKALAAEGDAE, encoded by the coding sequence ATGACCGAGAATAAGAAAAAGCCTAACCCCATCGACATTCATGTCGGAAGCCGAATTCGCCTTCGTAGAACCATGCTCGGAATGAGCCAGGAGAAGCTGGGGGAAAGTCTCGGAATTACCTTTCAGCAAATCCAGAAATATGAAAAAGGCACGAACCGCGTTGGCGCCAGTCGCCTCCAGAATATTTCCGGGATCCTCAATGTGCCCGTTTCCTTTTTCTTCGAGGATGCGCCTGGTGATCAGGTCGGCGGCACCTCTGGCATGGCCGAAGCCTCAAGTTCCAATTATGTGGTCGACTTTCTGTCCTCGGCTGAAGGTTTGCAGCTGAACCGGGCTTTCGTGAAGATCGCCGACCCGAAGGTTCGCCGTCGCCTGGTCGATCTCGTCAAGGCGCTCGCCGCCGAAGGCGACGCCGAGTAA
- a CDS encoding ribokinase, which produces MITVFGSINMDLVATAKRLPKPGETVTGDTFSTAAGGKGANQALAARRAGVTVKMAGATGDDTFAAPALTLLRDAGTDLSLVKTAPGPTGTAVILIGEGGENMISVIPAANGEVSAFDATKVVGEMDAGDILMLQFEIPAAAIEAALTAAKAKRITTVINTAPLTADGPRLAGLADIVIANETEFELLIGKNGLSSGERESELKALHDRTGQTLIVTLGADGVIAMRNGKVFSASGLKIEPVDTVGAGDTFCGYLAASLDQGMDFEKALKRAAVAGSLACTRAGAQPSIPQAAEVDAAL; this is translated from the coding sequence ATGATTACTGTTTTCGGCTCCATCAACATGGACCTCGTCGCCACCGCCAAACGCCTGCCCAAGCCCGGTGAAACCGTGACCGGAGACACCTTCTCCACGGCCGCCGGCGGCAAGGGAGCCAATCAGGCGCTGGCCGCACGGCGTGCAGGTGTTACGGTGAAGATGGCCGGCGCTACGGGTGATGATACCTTTGCCGCGCCGGCGCTGACCTTGCTGCGCGACGCGGGTACCGATCTGTCATTGGTGAAAACCGCGCCCGGCCCGACGGGAACGGCAGTGATCCTCATCGGTGAAGGCGGAGAGAACATGATCTCGGTCATTCCCGCAGCAAATGGCGAAGTCTCCGCATTCGACGCGACAAAGGTCGTGGGCGAGATGGACGCAGGCGATATTCTGATGCTGCAGTTCGAAATACCGGCTGCAGCCATCGAAGCGGCGCTGACGGCTGCAAAGGCAAAGCGCATCACCACCGTCATCAATACCGCACCGCTGACTGCAGATGGTCCCCGCCTTGCCGGCCTTGCCGATATCGTCATCGCCAACGAAACCGAGTTTGAGTTGCTGATCGGCAAGAACGGCCTCTCCAGTGGCGAACGAGAGAGCGAACTCAAGGCCCTTCACGACAGGACCGGCCAGACTTTGATCGTCACGCTTGGTGCAGATGGCGTGATCGCCATGCGCAACGGCAAGGTTTTCAGTGCTTCCGGCCTGAAGATCGAGCCGGTCGACACGGTTGGTGCGGGCGATACCTTCTGTGGTTATCTTGCCGCCAGCCTTGATCAGGGAATGGATTTCGAAAAGGCGCTGAAGCGCGCCGCCGTTGCAGGTTCACTCGCCTGCACGCGCGCCGGCGCCCAGCCTTCCATTCCGCAGGCAGCGGAAGTGGATGCGGCGCTCTGA
- the miaB gene encoding tRNA (N6-isopentenyl adenosine(37)-C2)-methylthiotransferase MiaB produces the protein MTQETLGLDAPQMIAREGSNSRKVFIKTYGCQMNVYDSVRMSDALAKDGYVQTEDMGEADLVLLNTCHIREKAAEKVYSALGRLRDMKKSREEQGREFMIGVAGCVAQAEGEEILRRAPAVDVVIGPQTYHRLPDALKRVRRGERVIETEYAVEDKFEHLPVAEKATLRSRGVTAFLTVQEGCDKFCTFCVVPYTRGSEVSRPVRQIVDEAMKLVDAGVREITLLGQNVNAWQGEGPKGEKWGLAELLYRLAEIPGLARLRYTTSHPRDMDDRLIGAHRDLRILMPYLHLPVQSGSDRILKAMNRRHTGEEYIQLIEKIRSARPDIAMSGDFIVGFPGETDRDFEDTMAMVETVKYAQAFSFKYSTRPGTPGADLTDQVAEDVKAERLERLQALLLRQQKEFAESLVGKTMDVLLEKPGRMPEQLIGRSPWLQSVNLDAKTLKIGDIVNVRITATGPNSLFAEVAGS, from the coding sequence ATGACCCAGGAAACACTTGGCCTTGACGCCCCACAAATGATCGCCCGCGAAGGCTCTAACAGTCGAAAAGTCTTTATCAAGACCTATGGCTGCCAGATGAACGTCTACGATTCCGTGCGCATGAGCGATGCGCTGGCGAAGGATGGTTACGTTCAGACGGAAGACATGGGCGAGGCGGATCTGGTTCTCCTCAACACCTGTCACATCCGCGAGAAGGCCGCGGAGAAGGTTTATTCCGCGCTTGGCCGCCTGCGTGACATGAAAAAGTCGCGCGAAGAGCAGGGCCGCGAATTCATGATCGGCGTTGCCGGCTGCGTGGCGCAGGCGGAAGGCGAGGAAATTCTTCGCCGTGCGCCCGCCGTCGATGTCGTGATCGGCCCGCAGACCTATCACCGCCTGCCTGACGCCCTGAAGCGCGTGCGCCGCGGTGAGCGCGTCATCGAGACCGAATATGCGGTCGAGGACAAGTTCGAGCATCTACCGGTTGCCGAAAAGGCGACGCTGCGCTCGCGTGGCGTCACGGCGTTTTTGACGGTGCAGGAAGGTTGCGACAAGTTCTGCACCTTCTGTGTCGTACCCTATACACGCGGTTCTGAAGTGTCGCGCCCCGTTCGCCAGATCGTCGATGAAGCGATGAAACTGGTGGATGCCGGCGTGCGCGAGATCACGCTGCTTGGCCAGAACGTCAATGCCTGGCAGGGCGAAGGCCCCAAGGGCGAAAAATGGGGTCTGGCCGAACTGCTCTACAGGCTGGCCGAAATTCCGGGCCTTGCACGGTTGCGCTACACCACCAGCCACCCGCGCGACATGGATGACCGCCTGATCGGCGCCCATCGCGACCTGCGTATCCTGATGCCCTATCTGCACCTACCGGTGCAGTCCGGCTCGGATCGCATCCTGAAAGCGATGAACCGTCGCCATACGGGTGAGGAATATATCCAGCTGATCGAGAAAATCCGCTCCGCCCGCCCTGATATTGCCATGTCGGGGGATTTTATTGTCGGCTTCCCCGGTGAGACTGATCGCGATTTCGAAGATACGATGGCGATGGTCGAGACGGTGAAATACGCACAGGCCTTTTCGTTCAAATATTCCACTCGTCCCGGCACGCCGGGGGCGGACCTGACGGACCAGGTGGCGGAAGACGTGAAGGCCGAGCGGCTGGAACGATTGCAGGCCCTGTTGCTGCGGCAGCAGAAGGAATTTGCGGAATCGCTCGTTGGAAAAACCATGGATGTGTTGCTGGAAAAGCCCGGCCGCATGCCTGAGCAGTTGATAGGTCGCTCTCCGTGGCTGCAATCCGTGAATCTTGATGCAAAGACGTTGAAAATCGGTGACATTGTTAATGTACGAATCACCGCAACGGGTCCAAACAGCTTGTTTGCCGAGGTGGCAGGGAGTTAG